A window of Pseudomonas denitrificans (nom. rej.) genomic DNA:
ACCGGCTTGATGGTCGAGCCCGGCGAATACAGCCCGCGCAGCGCCCGGTTGAACAGCGGCCGGTCGATGGAGTCACGCAGCTGCGCGTACTGCGCCGAGCTGATGCCGTTGACGAACAGGTTCGGGTCGAAGCTCGGGTTGCTGACCATCGCCAGCACCTGGCCGGTGTTCGGGTCCAGCGCCACCACCGAGCCGCGGCGATCGCCCAGGGCCTTCTCGGCGGCGACCTGCAGGTCCACATCCAGGCCCAGCACGATGTTCTCGCCGGCCACCGGGGGCACCTTCTTCAGCACGCGCATGACGCGGCCCTGGGCGTTGGTCTCGACTTCCTCGTAGCCGACGTGGCCGTGCAGCTGCGGCTCGTAGAAGTGTTCGACACCGGTCTTGCCGACGTACTCGGTGCCCCGGTATTCGGTGCTGTCGAGCCGCGCCGCCTCGCGCTCGTTGATCCGCCCGACGAAGCCGACCGAATGGGCGAAGTGCTCGCCGTAGGGATAGTGGCGGACGAACTCGGCATCCACATCGATACCCGGCAGCTTGTAGCGATTGACCTCGATGAGGGCGATCTGCTCCTCGCTCAGATCATGCAGGATGGCGACCGGCTCGAAGGGATGGCGGCTCTTCTTCAGCGCCTTGTCGCACTGCAGGCGCTGCTCAGGGCTCAGGTGGAGGATATCGGTCACCTGGTCCAGCACCGCCTGTGAATTGCCGGCGCGCTCGCGGGTCAGGGTGAGGTTGAAGCTGGGCAGGTTCTCGGCGAGCACCTTGCCGTTGCGGTCGAAGATCAGCCCGCGCTCCGGGGGGATCGGCAGGACATGGATGCGGTTGTTCTCGGAGACGGTGGCGTTGGTCGCGTAGTCGGTGACCTGGAGGAAGTACATCCTTGCCACCAGGGTCACGCTCATCAGGGCCACGAGCGCGCCGCAGGCGATCAGGCGGCGGTTGACCAGCGTCGCCTCCTGCTGGTGGTCCTTGAGTTTGATCGGATCGTGCATCGGGATTCCAGAAGGTCCCCATCGACCCGGTGGAAAGCGCATCGCTCCTGCCGTGCAGGGGAGCTTTCCGATCGATGCGGCCTGTTTGCAGCAGAGTGGGAACGAAAGGAAGCGGGCATCGCCAGACGCGGGGGCATCACGCGCCAGCTGGCATACCGGCGCGGCATGGTACCAGACTGGCAGGCCGGATTCTGACCGGTAGTCGAGGCGGTGCCCTGGTCTCGCATCGCGCCGGATGGCAGTCCGCTTCTACAGGGGCGCTGGCGTTCGGCGCCGGGTGTAGGAGCTGGCCATGCCTGCGACAGCCCGAGGGCAACAGCATCACGGACGAAGCCCGCTCCCACACAGGGGTTGGCAATGGCGTCCTGTAGTGGACGCGGACTTTGTCCGCGCTCGCGGGCATGGTCTAGGCGCCCCCGCCCTTCCTACAGGGGAAATCCATGTACCTCAGAGGCTGGCAATTCCCGCTCTGGCAACCTGCGCGTCCTGTTCCGCGCGGACGCCGGAAACGCCGACCGCGCCCACTACCTGCCCGCCCACCAGGATCGGCACGCCGCCTTCGAGGGAGGTCAGCAGCGGCGCGCTGAGGAAGGCCGTGCGGCCGCCATTGACCATGTTCTCGTACTCGCGGGTTTCGCGCCGGCCGATCGCCGCGCTGCGCGCCTTCTCGGCGGCGATGTAGGCACTGGCCTGGGCGCAGCCGTCCAGGCGCACCAACGCCAGCGGGTGGCCGCCGTCGTCGGCTACGGCGATGCACACCGCCCACCCCTGGCGCCGGGCTTCATCGGTAGCGGCGGCGACGATGCGGGTGACGTCGGTCTGGTCGAGTACGGCTTTGTGTTGCATGTAATCTCTCTCGTGAAACGGCGCATCGCGCCGGGTGGGAAGCAGGAAAATCAGACCACCGAGCCTTCCGGCGGCTGCTCCAGCACCGCCACGACCACCGCGCTGCCGACGATCAGCACGATACCGACCAGCGACAGCAGGCTGAGCACCTCGCCCCAGATCACGTAGCCGAACAGGCTCGCCCAGATGATGCTGGTGTAGGTGTACGGCGCCAGCGTGGCGGCATGGGCGCGGCGCACGGCGATGGTGAACAGCAGCTGGCCGAGGGTCGCGAGCAGGCCGAGGGCGAGCATGAAGCCGAGGTCCGGCAGGCTTGGCGTGCTCCAGGAAAACGGCAGCGTGGCGCCGGTGACCAGGGTGCCGACCACGGTGAAGTACAGCACCGTGGTGGTGGAATCGTCGGTCTCGCGGATGCGGCGGATCTGGATCATCGACAGCGCGCCGAAGAAGGCGCTGGCCACCAGCAGGCCCGGCCCGACCAGACTGGCCTCGGCGTTGTCCGGCTTGACCACCATCAGCACACCGACGAAGCCCAGCACAGCCGCCAGCGCGTTGCGCGGCAGCAGGCGTTCGCCCAGCAGCAGCGGCGCCAGCACGATCACCAGCAGTGCCTCGGAATAGGCGATGGAGATGGCCTCGCTCAGCGCCACGTAAGGCAGCCCGGCGAAGAAGAGTGCCGAGGAGCCCAGCAGGGTCACCGCGCGGATGCTCTGGCCGCGCACGTCCAGTTGCCGCCAGCGCTGCACCAGCGGCCGGCCGCGCAGGCAGAGGAGAAACGCCGGCAGCACGCCGAAGGCCATGCGGAAGAAGGTCACCTCGTTGGCCGGATACTTCAGCGCCACCACCTTGGCCAGCGCATCCACCACCGCGAAACAGAACATCGACAACAGCATCAGACCCACGCTGCGCATGGCATGGCTGCGGGGGGCGACAAGGGTCAGCTGGGGCATGTCGAAATCTCCTGTTGTCCGGGGTGAATGCCAGTGCTTCAGCGAGAGCCGAAGCGGCTGGCGAGGAAGGGCGTCACCGGTACGCTGGTGACGACGTCACTGGCCTGCTCGGCGAGCAGCTGGCCGGTGATAGCGCCGAGGGTCAGGCCGATGTGGCCATGGCCGAAGTTGTAGAAGACCTGCGGCAGGCGCCGGGACGGGCCGAGTACCGGCATGCTGTCCGGCACCGAGGAACGGAAGCCCATCCACTGCGACACCGGCTCGTGCTGCAGGCGCAGGAAGCGCCGCGCGCCACGGGTCAGGTAGCGGTAGCGCGCCGGGCTCGGCAACGCTTCCAGCCCGGCGAATTCCACCGTACCGGCCACGCGCAGGCCCTGCGCCATGGGCGTCATGTAGAAGCCGCCGGCACCCCAGCACACCGGGCGATTGAGCACCTGCCCGGCATGGCCGAAGAGCACGTGGTAACCGCGCTCGGTGTCCTGCGGCACGCTATCGCCCAACTGGTCTACCAGCGTGCGCGACCAGGCGCCGGTGCACAGCGCTACGCGGTCGGCGGCCAGCTGTTCCCCGCTCGTCAGCTGCGCGCTCACCGCATCCCTGCCCTGCCCGGCCGGTTCCAGGCCCAGCAATTCGCCACGGCGGAACTCGCCGCCCCTGGCGAGGAAGCGCTCGAACAGACGCAGGCTCAGCGCATAGGGATCGAGCGTGCGGCTCACGCCGGGCAGCTCCACCGCGCAGCTCGCGCGGGCGTTGAGCGCCGGTTCCAGCTCGCGCAGTTCGGAGCCCTCGACGAAGCGGATCGGCACCTCGAAGCGCCGGTGGTAATCCACCATGGCCTGCGCATCGCTGCGCTCGTGGGCTTCGAAGATATACAGCGAGCCGTCGTGGCGGATCAGGTCGTTGGCGCCTGCCTCGTCGAACAGCCCCTGCCATGCGCCCATGCAGGGGCGCAGCAGGGTGTTGAGGTCGTGGCCGATGGCTTCCACCCGGTCACGCCGCGAGGCCGCGAGGAACTGCAGCAGCCAGGGCGCAATGCGCGGCAGGTAGGCCGGGCGGATCGCCAGCGGGCTGTCCGGGCGCAGCAGCATGCCCGGCGCCTTGCGCCAGATGCCGGGGTGGCCACCGGTTCCACCGAGTAGGTGGCGAAGGTGCAGGCATTGCCGAACGAGGTGGCCAGGCCCGGCGGATTGCGGTCCAGCAGGGTCACGCGCAGGTCGCGGCGTTGCAGTTGCAGCGCGGTGGCCAGGCCGACCACGCCGGCGCCGACCACCAGGGCGTGGCGGCGCAGGTCGTTGGGCTGGGTCATTTGCCGCTCATCACGCGGGTCCACAGGCGGGTGCTCATGCGCATCCCGGACGGCGACAGGGTCTTGATCGGGAACAGGGTGTCGAGCACTTCCTGCGGCGGGTAGACGGCCGGGGTGCTGCGCAGTTCCGCGTCGACGTACTGGGTCGCGGCGGCGTTGCCGTTGGGGTACTGCACGGCATTGCTGATGTTGGCGATCACTTCCGGCTGCAGCAGGTAGTTCATGTAGGCGTAGGCGTTGTCCAGGTGCGGCGCGCCCTTGGGAATGGTCACGGTGTCCACGGCGATGGTGCTGCCTTCGCGCGGCAGGCTGTAGCCGATCTTCACGTTGTTGCCGGCCTGCCTGGCGGTGGTCATGGCCTGCAGCACATCGCCGCTGAAGCCGATGGCGACGCAGATGTTGCCGTTGGCCAGGTCGCTGACGTACTTGGACTGGTGGAAGTAGCGGATCGACGGACGCACCGCCTGCAGCGCGGCCTCGGCGGCCTTGAAGTCGTCCGGGTTCTGGCTCGCCGGGTCGCGGCCGAGCACCTTGAGGGTGATGGGCACCATCTGGGTGGCGTTGTCGATCACCGCGATGCCGCACTGGGCGAGCTTCTCCGCGTTCTTCGGATCGAACAGCAGCTGCCAGCTGTGGGTGACGTCGGTGTTGCCGAAGATGGCCTTGATCTTGTCCTCGTTGTAGCCGATGCCGACGGTCACCCAGAGGTAGGGAATGGCATAGCGGTTACCCGGATCGTTGGCCTCGAGGATCTTCATCAGCTTGGGGTCGAGGTTCTTCCAGTTGGGCAGCTTGCTCTTGTCCAGTTCCTGGATGGCGCCGGCCTTGATCAGGCGCGGCAGGAAATGGTTGGACGGACTGGCCAGGTCGTAGCCGCTGGCTCCCGTCATCAGCTTGGCTTCGGTGGTCTCGTTGCTGTCGACGAGGTCGTAGGTGGTCTGGATGCCGGTCTGTCTGGTGAAGTTCGCCAGGGTGTCTTCGGCGATGTAGCCGCTCCAGTTGGCGATGGTGACGGTCTGCGCCGCCTGGGTGGTGCCGGTCACTGCTGCGAGTGCGAGGCCTGCCAGGGTGAAGCTGGCCAGAGTCTTGGAACGATTGATCATGCTGCCCTCGGTTTTTTGTTCTTGGGAATAGTTTTCTGGAGATGGTCTTCATGGATTGCGTGCGTGGGTAAAGCGATGGATCAGGCCTCGGCGCATGCGCGGCGCACTTCCCAGGCCATGCGCAACGAGGCGCCGATATCGAAGAACGGGCTGGGCGGCAGGTAGCCGGGGCTGGCCTGCGCCAGCACGTCGGCCAGCACGGGCGAGCTGTCGCCCGCGGCCATTTCCACCAGCAGGCGGCCCCACAGGGAGCCGCGCGCCACGCCCGAGCCGTTGCAGCCGGCCACCGCGTGCAAGCCCTGGTCAACGCGGGCGAAGTACGGCTCGCCAGAACGGGTGCCGCTGAGGTGGCCGGTCCAGCTGTAGGCGATGTCGGCTTCGACGATGCCAGGGAAACGCTTCTGCAAACCGCTCAGATGACGGCGACGGCGCTCGGCCAGCGCGTGGTTGTCGAGGTCGCGATGGCGGTATTCGACGGTGTTGCGGATCAGCAGCCGGCGGCCCAGCAGCAGGCGCACGGTACCGCCGCCCGGCAACGGCGCGAGCACGCCCCACTGGCGCTCGCCGAACAGCGACTGCCAGCGCGGCTCGTCCAGCGGGCGGGTAATGCTCGCGCTCAGCTCCAGCGGGAAGGCGCCGCTGTCGTGCAGGCCGGCGCGAGCAATGAAGGCGCCGAGGCAGACCAGCACCTGCGGCGCATGGACTTCGCCCTGCCCGGTACGCGCCACCCAGCCCTGGCCGCTGCGACGCAGGTCGGTCACGCCGCTCTGCTCGAAGACTTCCACCGACTCCGGCAGGTTCTCCGCCAGGCCTTTCACATAGCGCCCCGGTTGCAGCAGCGCGTTACCACCGGCGCAGTGAATGGCCCGCGCGTAGAAGCCACTGCCGAGCCGCTGCTCCAGCGCCGCACCTTCGTAGTAGCGAGCGCTGGCGCCAACCGAGGCCAGCGTGGCGAGGATGCCGTCGACATCGCCCAGGTGCTCGGGCCGGTGGGCGGCGAAGTGATAGCCGTCTTCGAAAAGCTCACAGTCGATACCCAG
This region includes:
- the mrdA gene encoding penicillin-binding protein 2 gives rise to the protein MHDPIKLKDHQQEATLVNRRLIACGALVALMSVTLVARMYFLQVTDYATNATVSENNRIHVLPIPPERGLIFDRNGKVLAENLPSFNLTLTRERAGNSQAVLDQVTDILHLSPEQRLQCDKALKKSRHPFEPVAILHDLSEEQIALIEVNRYKLPGIDVDAEFVRHYPYGEHFAHSVGFVGRINEREAARLDSTEYRGTEYVGKTGVEHFYEPQLHGHVGYEEVETNAQGRVMRVLKKVPPVAGENIVLGLDVDLQVAAEKALGDRRGSVVALDPNTGQVLAMVSNPSFDPNLFVNGISSAQYAQLRDSIDRPLFNRALRGLYSPGSTIKPVVAIAGLDTGTITPATRVFDPGYFQLPNYDHKYRNWNHSGDGWVDLDTAIKRSNDTYFYDVAHKLGIDRMHDYLTRFGLGSKVSIDMAEESSGLMPSREWKRATRRQAWFPGETVILGIGQGYMQVTPLQLAEATSLIASKGAWHRPRLAESVGGEDVVDNNPMPDIHLSNPHDWDAVNYGMQLVMHDPGGGARAAGQGAQYRIAGKSGTAQIVAIRQGERYNRLKTKERHRDNALFVGFAPAAEPSIVVSVTIENGEAGGRVAGPVVREIMDAWLLDADGKLKPQYAVPAETASGKHA
- a CDS encoding heme-binding protein; translation: MQHKAVLDQTDVTRIVAAATDEARRQGWAVCIAVADDGGHPLALVRLDGCAQASAYIAAEKARSAAIGRRETREYENMVNGGRTAFLSAPLLTSLEGGVPILVGGQVVGAVGVSGVRAEQDAQVARAGIASL
- a CDS encoding DMT family transporter, which translates into the protein MPQLTLVAPRSHAMRSVGLMLLSMFCFAVVDALAKVVALKYPANEVTFFRMAFGVLPAFLLCLRGRPLVQRWRQLDVRGQSIRAVTLLGSSALFFAGLPYVALSEAISIAYSEALLVIVLAPLLLGERLLPRNALAAVLGFVGVLMVVKPDNAEASLVGPGLLVASAFFGALSMIQIRRIRETDDSTTTVLYFTVVGTLVTGATLPFSWSTPSLPDLGFMLALGLLATLGQLLFTIAVRRAHAATLAPYTYTSIIWASLFGYVIWGEVLSLLSLVGIVLIVGSAVVVAVLEQPPEGSVV
- a CDS encoding NAD(P)/FAD-dependent oxidoreductase codes for the protein MLLRPDSPLAIRPAYLPRIAPWLLQFLAASRRDRVEAIGHDLNTLLRPCMGAWQGLFDEAGANDLIRHDGSLYIFEAHERSDAQAMVDYHRRFEVPIRFVEGSELRELEPALNARASCAVELPGVSRTLDPYALSLRLFERFLARGGEFRRGELLGLEPAGQGRDAVSAQLTSGEQLAADRVALCTGAWSRTLVDQLGDSVPQDTERGYHVLFGHAGQVLNRPVCWGAGGFYMTPMAQGLRVAGTVEFAGLEALPSPARYRYLTRGARRFLRLQHEPVSQWMGFRSSVPDSMPVLGPSRRLPQVFYNFGHGHIGLTLGAITGQLLAEQASDVVTSVPVTPFLASRFGSR
- a CDS encoding polyamine ABC transporter substrate-binding protein, with the protein product MINRSKTLASFTLAGLALAAVTGTTQAAQTVTIANWSGYIAEDTLANFTRQTGIQTTYDLVDSNETTEAKLMTGASGYDLASPSNHFLPRLIKAGAIQELDKSKLPNWKNLDPKLMKILEANDPGNRYAIPYLWVTVGIGYNEDKIKAIFGNTDVTHSWQLLFDPKNAEKLAQCGIAVIDNATQMVPITLKVLGRDPASQNPDDFKAAEAALQAVRPSIRYFHQSKYVSDLANGNICVAIGFSGDVLQAMTTARQAGNNVKIGYSLPREGSTIAVDTVTIPKGAPHLDNAYAYMNYLLQPEVIANISNAVQYPNGNAAATQYVDAELRSTPAVYPPQEVLDTLFPIKTLSPSGMRMSTRLWTRVMSGK
- a CDS encoding NAD(P)/FAD-dependent oxidoreductase gives rise to the protein MNNHCGWIALAGELPARPTLSGTQRADWLIIGGGITGLSAAHALAARFPQQRVVLLERQRIAQGASARNSGFVVAHELPAASERLGQPGHAAYQVASRIGIAAAQEVRQCIAALGIDCELFEDGYHFAAHRPEHLGDVDGILATLASVGASARYYEGAALEQRLGSGFYARAIHCAGGNALLQPGRYVKGLAENLPESVEVFEQSGVTDLRRSGQGWVARTGQGEVHAPQVLVCLGAFIARAGLHDSGAFPLELSASITRPLDEPRWQSLFGERQWGVLAPLPGGGTVRLLLGRRLLIRNTVEYRHRDLDNHALAERRRRHLSGLQKRFPGIVEADIAYSWTGHLSGTRSGEPYFARVDQGLHAVAGCNGSGVARGSLWGRLLVEMAAGDSSPVLADVLAQASPGYLPPSPFFDIGASLRMAWEVRRACAEA